From a region of the Paenibacillus sp. R14(2021) genome:
- a CDS encoding SGNH/GDSL hydrolase family protein has translation MFQPNTTILFQGDSITDGNRGRDSDPNHIFGHGYVHLIASRLGADYPARNLTFINKGISGNRAVDLYARWQEDALNLKPDVLSILVGVNDILKAFDDASGAPAPKFERVYSLLLEEAREANPALSLVLCEPFVLPVGRVGEQWERWREEIGLRQEAIKRIASAFGAVHVPLQQLFDDAAQTAAAAYWLWDGFHPTAAGHELIARQWLRTVEAALPSARR, from the coding sequence ATGTTTCAACCCAATACGACCATTCTGTTCCAGGGCGATTCCATCACGGACGGCAACCGGGGACGCGACAGCGACCCCAACCATATCTTCGGCCACGGCTACGTCCATCTGATCGCGAGCCGGCTCGGCGCGGATTATCCGGCGCGCAATCTAACGTTCATTAACAAAGGGATCAGCGGCAACCGCGCGGTGGATTTATATGCGCGCTGGCAGGAAGACGCCCTCAACCTGAAGCCGGATGTGCTGAGCATCCTCGTCGGCGTTAACGATATTCTGAAGGCGTTCGACGACGCCAGCGGTGCCCCCGCCCCGAAATTCGAGCGCGTCTACAGCCTGCTGCTGGAGGAAGCAAGAGAGGCCAATCCGGCGCTGAGCCTCGTCCTGTGCGAGCCGTTTGTTCTGCCTGTCGGCCGGGTGGGCGAGCAGTGGGAACGCTGGCGGGAAGAGATCGGGCTTCGTCAGGAAGCGATCAAGCGTATCGCGTCCGCCTTCGGAGCAGTCCATGTGCCGCTCCAGCAGCTATTCGACGATGCGGCACAGACTGCTGCTGCAGCCTACTGGCTGTGGGACGGGTTTCACCCCACGGCAGCGGGACATGAGCTGATCGCGAGACAGTGGCTGAGAACGGTCGAAGCCGCTTTGCCCTCCGCACGCCGCTGA
- a CDS encoding sugar ABC transporter permease translates to MRTMPAKRTFAKRLWVQRYLMILTLPAVLWIIVFNYIPMYGIIIAFKEYTPFQGFLHSQWTGLANFRELFTDPTFKDSLSNTFKISIYKLVLGFPPPIILALLLNELVFKRFKRIVQSLTYLPYFVSWVLVVGFMYTLFDPETGVLSRLLMKLGVIGSDTMLMGDTHSFLTLVVATEIWKNIGWNSIIYLAAIAGIDPQLYEAGVVDGANRFQRVWYITLPALKPTIIILLILSIGGLVNSNFDQMYLMQNSMTQDAANVLAVYSYKMGLVSGRFSYGTAVGLFQSIVAFVLMYAANYSSRKLTKESLF, encoded by the coding sequence ATGCGTACAATGCCCGCCAAACGCACATTTGCCAAACGGTTATGGGTGCAGCGTTACCTGATGATTCTGACGCTGCCCGCCGTGCTTTGGATCATCGTGTTCAATTACATTCCCATGTACGGCATCATTATTGCCTTTAAGGAATATACGCCGTTTCAAGGCTTCCTCCACAGCCAGTGGACGGGCCTTGCGAATTTCCGGGAGCTGTTCACGGACCCGACCTTCAAGGATTCGCTGTCCAATACGTTCAAAATCAGCATCTACAAGCTGGTGCTCGGCTTCCCGCCGCCGATCATTCTGGCGCTTCTGTTAAACGAGCTGGTCTTCAAGCGTTTCAAGCGAATCGTGCAATCGCTAACCTATTTGCCGTATTTCGTATCCTGGGTGCTTGTCGTAGGCTTCATGTACACGCTGTTCGATCCGGAAACAGGCGTGCTCAGCCGGCTGCTGATGAAGCTTGGCGTCATCGGAAGCGACACGATGCTGATGGGCGATACGCATTCGTTCCTGACGCTGGTCGTGGCGACGGAGATCTGGAAGAACATCGGATGGAACTCCATCATCTACCTGGCCGCGATTGCAGGAATCGATCCCCAGCTTTACGAAGCGGGCGTCGTTGACGGAGCGAATCGGTTCCAGCGCGTATGGTACATCACGCTGCCCGCGCTCAAGCCGACCATTATTATTTTGCTCATATTGTCGATCGGCGGGCTCGTGAACTCCAACTTCGACCAGATGTATTTGATGCAAAACTCGATGACGCAGGATGCCGCCAACGTGCTGGCTGTTTATTCCTACAAGATGGGTCTTGTCTCCGGCAGGTTCTCCTACGGTACGGCCGTTGGACTGTTCCAGTCGATCGTGGCCTTCGTGCTCATGTACGCGGCGAATTACTCCTCGCGGAAACTCACCAAAGAAAGCTTGTTCTAG
- a CDS encoding sensor histidine kinase encodes MRTLRFYRSWSVTAKFVAIYVSILLVSLTVTGFILYVQASQSAVSQAQTVMEQNVLQTKNSISEKVNMIENISQIISFDSRIQTLLGSAFINESFQLEDYRYNVVPILDNMMRQNPYIHSIHVYMDNETIPELYELYDGFYGMKRIRSESGYRVFLDNRSKQTVWRDLHLEKVLSTKPGNIQKADVFSYNRKIYSIQNFDVAGLVEIEVTQNELFQSLKDSISGNLGSVFVIDEAGKVVSGNLPGAYKKQTAELGLAPLPPNEKVNEIQRVNGVRSIVISIPLVGPGLRVVGVFPVSHFNDKVTHSIRMILIVLAFALLLLSLLVYFVTVKLLSRMKLLLKAMKQVREGSLDVSVPVVGSDEFSQMTLSFNHMTSRIHDLVETVYKSELLEKEAELKALESQINPHFLYNTLATISWVARKAKAPDVTQIANALAKFYRLVLNKGSSETLLANEVEMVKAYLHIQKFRFEDRFDAVFEIEDGVMDCYTPKNILQPIIENALNHGIEPKRSHGTIIIRAGIEADRVVLRIIDDGVGMAKDRIADVLAGQAVKTSGSGYAVKNIMDRLQAYYGETHSFELFSRPGIGTVVTITFAARRRMGDV; translated from the coding sequence ATGAGAACACTGCGCTTCTATCGCAGCTGGAGCGTGACGGCGAAATTCGTCGCCATCTATGTGTCCATCCTGCTGGTGTCGCTCACGGTAACGGGTTTTATCTTGTACGTGCAGGCATCCCAATCGGCGGTTTCGCAGGCGCAGACCGTCATGGAGCAGAATGTGCTGCAGACGAAGAACAGCATTTCGGAGAAGGTGAACATGATTGAGAATATCTCGCAGATCATTTCCTTCGACTCCAGAATTCAGACCTTGCTTGGAAGCGCCTTCATTAATGAAAGCTTCCAGCTGGAGGATTACCGCTACAACGTTGTTCCGATTCTGGATAATATGATGCGTCAAAACCCCTATATCCATTCGATTCATGTGTATATGGACAACGAGACGATCCCGGAGCTGTACGAGCTGTACGACGGGTTCTACGGGATGAAGCGCATTCGCTCGGAGAGCGGGTACCGCGTGTTTCTGGACAATCGGAGCAAGCAAACCGTGTGGCGGGATCTGCACCTGGAGAAAGTGCTTTCGACGAAGCCCGGCAACATTCAGAAGGCGGACGTGTTCTCGTACAACCGCAAAATCTATTCGATTCAAAACTTCGACGTGGCAGGGCTGGTCGAGATCGAAGTGACGCAGAACGAGCTCTTCCAGTCGCTGAAGGACTCCATCTCGGGCAATCTGGGCAGCGTCTTCGTAATCGACGAGGCCGGCAAAGTCGTATCCGGCAATCTGCCTGGTGCGTACAAGAAGCAGACGGCGGAGCTTGGTCTTGCGCCGCTGCCGCCGAACGAGAAGGTGAACGAGATTCAGCGCGTGAACGGTGTCCGTTCGATCGTGATTTCAATTCCGCTCGTAGGCCCGGGCCTGCGGGTCGTCGGCGTCTTCCCGGTCAGCCATTTTAACGATAAAGTGACGCATTCGATTCGTATGATCCTGATCGTGCTTGCCTTTGCGCTGCTGCTGCTCAGCCTGCTCGTTTATTTCGTCACAGTGAAGCTGCTATCGCGAATGAAGCTGCTGCTGAAGGCGATGAAGCAGGTGCGCGAGGGCTCGCTCGACGTGTCCGTGCCCGTCGTGGGAAGCGACGAGTTCTCGCAGATGACGCTCAGCTTCAATCATATGACAAGCCGGATCCACGATTTGGTGGAAACGGTTTATAAATCGGAGCTGCTCGAGAAGGAGGCGGAGCTGAAGGCGCTGGAGTCGCAGATCAATCCGCATTTTCTATACAATACGCTGGCGACGATTTCCTGGGTGGCCCGCAAAGCCAAAGCGCCCGACGTGACGCAAATCGCCAATGCGCTGGCGAAGTTTTACCGGCTGGTGCTGAATAAAGGCAGCTCGGAGACGCTCCTTGCGAATGAAGTGGAGATGGTGAAGGCCTACCTGCATATTCAGAAGTTCCGCTTCGAGGACCGGTTCGATGCCGTCTTCGAGATCGAGGACGGCGTGATGGATTGTTATACGCCCAAAAACATTTTGCAGCCGATTATCGAGAACGCGCTTAATCACGGCATCGAGCCGAAGCGTTCGCACGGCACGATCATTATTCGGGCGGGCATTGAAGCGGACCGAGTCGTGCTGCGCATTATCGACGACGGCGTCGGCATGGCGAAGGACCGGATCGCGGACGTGCTGGCAGGTCAAGCCGTGAAGACAAGCGGGAGCGGCTACGCGGTCAAGAACATTATGGATCGGCTGCAGGCGTACTACGGGGAAACGCACAGCTTCGAGCTGTTCAGCAGGCCGGGCATCGGCACAGTCGTGACGATCACGTTTGCCGCAAGGAGGAGAATGGGCGATGTTTAA
- a CDS encoding carbohydrate ABC transporter permease gives MVANSKSWSGRSFDILNVLLLVTLCVMTLYPFYNIVITSFNDPTDAARGGITFWPREFSVENYKMVFKDDNMIRAFIVTIARTLVGTAAAVLFTGAFAYGVAKNELIGRKFFLMLAIVTMYFSGGIIPYYLVVAKYLHMKGHFLVYIVPNLFNVFNAILMLTFFKGLPKEIEESAKIDGANDLRIFFQLVLPVSKPVLATIALYNAVSHWNAWYDAMLFGNEKLVTLQQILMQIISSNSNVSLLANNLGFGTVTAASLKLATMVITTLPIVFTYPFVQKYFVQGVMIGSVKG, from the coding sequence ATGGTTGCCAATTCGAAAAGCTGGTCAGGGCGAAGTTTCGACATCTTGAACGTGCTGCTTCTGGTCACGCTCTGCGTGATGACCCTGTACCCTTTTTACAATATTGTTATTACTTCGTTTAATGATCCGACCGACGCCGCCCGGGGAGGCATTACGTTCTGGCCGCGCGAATTCTCGGTCGAGAACTACAAGATGGTGTTCAAGGACGACAACATGATTCGCGCGTTCATCGTGACCATCGCAAGGACGCTCGTCGGTACGGCCGCCGCGGTGCTCTTCACCGGCGCTTTCGCCTACGGCGTGGCGAAGAACGAGCTGATCGGACGCAAATTTTTCCTGATGCTGGCGATCGTGACGATGTATTTTAGCGGCGGCATCATTCCTTACTATCTCGTCGTGGCCAAATATTTGCATATGAAGGGTCACTTTCTCGTCTATATCGTGCCGAATTTGTTCAACGTCTTCAACGCGATTCTGATGCTGACGTTCTTCAAGGGGCTGCCGAAGGAAATCGAGGAGTCGGCGAAGATCGACGGCGCCAATGATTTGCGCATCTTCTTCCAGCTGGTGCTGCCGGTGTCGAAGCCGGTGCTCGCCACCATCGCGCTGTACAACGCCGTCTCCCATTGGAACGCCTGGTACGATGCCATGCTGTTCGGCAACGAGAAGCTCGTCACGCTGCAGCAGATTCTCATGCAGATCATCAGCTCCAACAGTAACGTCAGCCTGCTGGCGAACAATCTTGGCTTCGGCACGGTGACGGCTGCGTCGCTAAAGTTGGCAACAATGGTGATCACGACGCTGCCGATCGTGTTTACGTACCCGTTCGTTCAGAAATACTTTGTCCAAGGCGTTATGATCGGCTCGGTCAAAGGGTAA
- a CDS encoding response regulator has protein sequence MFKMLIVEDERWEREGLVDFLEWEAMGIGTVETACDGIEGLEKALALQPDIIVTDIQMPGMTGIEMAGRIREQLPQVRIVVLTGYDDFEFARGALRLGAVDYVLKPVEEEEMRSTMLKVVRDCEQERLKQGEEARLRQENGQSRRAALRQLFTELLTSGGAAEFAADSILQLQDLGGFEAGAYSVWIIQPSSLLQTQEIDGLEETAQSVLERSCLVQTVPGYGGGSAFAVLVPLDSEETGSQELLAEELLRALELPPASPHSQQEHAGQPAEAVSGAAPYAEAGAVLLALGAVTDKLEEVGESYRQAQHALRFAVFTGRSGIAQAGEFERAKQQFALVSETFAGRCQELTKQIRIGVAGLDESGTAACLDELFALFAAQPGADRTYVGAVLSGLIGELSPLAAVHGAGSAGEEAERLRELLACERLADMRSCASGLVTEIAARLDAKRNHKDDYVVSRVIRIIEERYGEADLNVTLVAGEVFMSPNHLGMIFKKATGKTLNEYVLAYRLTRAEELLRTTKQRVASVAEQVGIPNTSYFGTLFKQAYGMTPGGYQEVMQRQ, from the coding sequence ATGTTTAAAATGCTTATCGTCGAGGATGAGCGCTGGGAACGGGAAGGACTCGTCGACTTTCTTGAATGGGAAGCGATGGGGATCGGAACGGTCGAGACGGCATGCGACGGCATCGAAGGGCTGGAGAAAGCCCTTGCGCTTCAGCCTGATATTATCGTGACCGATATTCAGATGCCCGGAATGACCGGCATTGAGATGGCCGGTCGGATTCGCGAGCAGCTGCCCCAAGTACGGATCGTCGTGCTGACCGGCTACGACGATTTCGAATTTGCCCGCGGCGCGCTTCGGCTGGGGGCCGTCGATTATGTGCTGAAGCCGGTCGAGGAAGAAGAAATGCGCAGCACGATGCTGAAGGTCGTGCGGGACTGCGAGCAGGAGCGGTTGAAGCAAGGCGAGGAGGCGCGCCTGCGGCAGGAGAACGGCCAGAGCAGGCGCGCCGCGCTGCGGCAGCTGTTCACGGAGCTGCTGACATCGGGGGGCGCCGCGGAATTCGCGGCCGATTCCATCCTGCAGCTTCAGGATCTCGGCGGCTTCGAGGCCGGTGCGTATTCGGTCTGGATCATTCAGCCCTCCAGCCTGCTGCAGACGCAGGAGATCGATGGCTTGGAGGAGACGGCGCAGTCGGTGCTGGAACGCTCCTGTCTGGTGCAGACAGTGCCGGGCTATGGCGGCGGCAGTGCATTTGCCGTGCTTGTGCCGCTCGATTCCGAGGAGACCGGCAGCCAGGAATTACTGGCTGAAGAGCTGCTCCGGGCGCTGGAGCTGCCGCCCGCGAGCCCTCACAGCCAGCAGGAGCATGCGGGACAGCCAGCCGAAGCCGTAAGCGGAGCCGCGCCTTACGCTGAAGCCGGGGCGGTGCTGCTCGCCCTCGGAGCGGTCACGGACAAGCTCGAGGAGGTAGGCGAATCGTACAGGCAGGCGCAGCACGCGCTCCGGTTCGCGGTGTTTACCGGCCGAAGCGGCATTGCCCAGGCCGGCGAATTCGAGCGGGCCAAGCAGCAATTTGCGCTCGTGTCGGAGACGTTCGCCGGCCGCTGCCAGGAGCTGACGAAGCAGATCCGCATCGGCGTCGCCGGTTTGGACGAGAGCGGCACGGCAGCATGCCTTGACGAGCTGTTCGCCTTGTTCGCTGCGCAGCCCGGCGCGGACAGAACGTATGTCGGCGCGGTGCTGAGCGGCTTGATCGGCGAGCTGTCGCCGCTTGCCGCCGTGCACGGCGCGGGAAGCGCCGGCGAAGAGGCGGAGCGGCTTCGCGAGCTGCTTGCTTGCGAACGGCTGGCGGATATGCGCAGCTGTGCCAGCGGGCTTGTAACCGAAATCGCGGCCCGCTTGGACGCGAAACGAAACCACAAAGACGACTATGTCGTGAGCCGCGTCATTCGGATTATCGAGGAACGATACGGCGAGGCCGACCTGAATGTAACGCTTGTCGCCGGCGAAGTATTCATGTCGCCGAATCACCTGGGCATGATTTTCAAGAAAGCGACAGGGAAGACGCTGAACGAATATGTGCTCGCGTACCGCCTGACGAGAGCGGAAGAGCTGCTGCGCACGACGAAGCAGCGGGTCGCTTCCGTCGCGGAGCAGGTCGGCATTCCGAACACGTCGTACTTCGGCACGCTGTTCAAGCAGGCCTACGGCATGACGCCGGGCGGCTACCAGGAAGTCATGCAGCGGCAGTGA